In Lutra lutra chromosome 6, mLutLut1.2, whole genome shotgun sequence, the following are encoded in one genomic region:
- the IL17F gene encoding interleukin-17F isoform X2 — MMMTFLRNMAMVKSLLLVMLGLTFLREVAAWKNPKAGDAALCPPLEGNSVRVDIRILRQNRGISISNFQNRSISPWDYNITQDPHRFPSEIAEAQCRYSGCINAEGQEDSSLNSVPIQQEFLVLRREPQGCSRSFRLEKVLVTVGCTCVTPIVRSLSA, encoded by the exons ATGATGATGACCTTCCTGCGCAACATGGCCATG GTCAAGTCCCTGCTCCTGGTGATGTTGGGGCTCACCTTCCTGAGGGAGGTCGCAGCTTGGAAAAACCCCAAAGCAGGGGATGCCGCCCTGTGCCCTCCTCTGGAGGGTAACAGTGTGAGGGTTGACATCCGCATCCTCAGGCAAAACCGGGGTATTTCCATCTCAAATTTCCAGAACCGCTCCATCTCCCCCTGGGACTACAA CATCACCCAGGACCCCCACCGGTTCCCCTCGGAGATTGCGGAGGCCCAGTGCCGGTACTCGGGCTGCATCAATGCCGAGGGGCAGGAAGACAGCTCCCTGAATTCAGTTCCCATCCAGCAGGAGTTCCTGGTCCTGCGGAGGGAGCCCCAGGGCTGCTCTCGCTCCTTCCGGCTGGAGAAAGTGCTGGTGACGGTGGGCTGCACCTGCGTCACCCCCATCGTGCGCTCTCTGAGCGCCTGA
- the IL17F gene encoding interleukin-17F isoform X3, with product MLGLTFLREVAAWKNPKAGDAALCPPLEGNSVRVDIRILRQNRGISISNFQNRSISPWDYNITQDPHRFPSEIAEAQCRYSGCINAEGQEDSSLNSVPIQQEFLVLRREPQGCSRSFRLEKVLVTVGCTCVTPIVRSLSA from the exons ATGTTGGGGCTCACCTTCCTGAGGGAGGTCGCAGCTTGGAAAAACCCCAAAGCAGGGGATGCCGCCCTGTGCCCTCCTCTGGAGGGTAACAGTGTGAGGGTTGACATCCGCATCCTCAGGCAAAACCGGGGTATTTCCATCTCAAATTTCCAGAACCGCTCCATCTCCCCCTGGGACTACAA CATCACCCAGGACCCCCACCGGTTCCCCTCGGAGATTGCGGAGGCCCAGTGCCGGTACTCGGGCTGCATCAATGCCGAGGGGCAGGAAGACAGCTCCCTGAATTCAGTTCCCATCCAGCAGGAGTTCCTGGTCCTGCGGAGGGAGCCCCAGGGCTGCTCTCGCTCCTTCCGGCTGGAGAAAGTGCTGGTGACGGTGGGCTGCACCTGCGTCACCCCCATCGTGCGCTCTCTGAGCGCCTGA
- the IL17F gene encoding interleukin-17F isoform X1 yields MTPESLTNSTFSIFQVKSLLLVMLGLTFLREVAAWKNPKAGDAALCPPLEGNSVRVDIRILRQNRGISISNFQNRSISPWDYNITQDPHRFPSEIAEAQCRYSGCINAEGQEDSSLNSVPIQQEFLVLRREPQGCSRSFRLEKVLVTVGCTCVTPIVRSLSA; encoded by the exons ATGACACCTGAGTCCCTAACCAACTCCACCTTCTCTATTTTCCAGGTCAAGTCCCTGCTCCTGGTGATGTTGGGGCTCACCTTCCTGAGGGAGGTCGCAGCTTGGAAAAACCCCAAAGCAGGGGATGCCGCCCTGTGCCCTCCTCTGGAGGGTAACAGTGTGAGGGTTGACATCCGCATCCTCAGGCAAAACCGGGGTATTTCCATCTCAAATTTCCAGAACCGCTCCATCTCCCCCTGGGACTACAA CATCACCCAGGACCCCCACCGGTTCCCCTCGGAGATTGCGGAGGCCCAGTGCCGGTACTCGGGCTGCATCAATGCCGAGGGGCAGGAAGACAGCTCCCTGAATTCAGTTCCCATCCAGCAGGAGTTCCTGGTCCTGCGGAGGGAGCCCCAGGGCTGCTCTCGCTCCTTCCGGCTGGAGAAAGTGCTGGTGACGGTGGGCTGCACCTGCGTCACCCCCATCGTGCGCTCTCTGAGCGCCTGA